TTTTGAGTTTTGATTTTTGCACTGTGTTCTCGGATTCCTGTTTCAGTGTAGAACGCACCAAATACTCGGTTGGTGTTATACGGTAAAGAAGCAAAACCATCGTACACCAAAAGCACTTGGTCGTCTCCTCCGGTTGTGACAGCCGGATTCACACGGCTATATGGTTGATCCATCAATTCTATGCCCGAGGGGTCAAGCACCTCACCCGACGCATCAACTCTACTACCGTAAATATTCCAGTCACTGCCGTTCCGATAATCCTGCCACACCACGAGATAGTTGGCCCCATCATATGTAACCGAAGGATATGTCTGATCGTCAACGGCGGTCGAGATAGCGATTCCTGATGTATCAAGTACTGTACCGGCTGCATCCACTCTCGCCCCATAGATGTCAGAGTCGATGCCACCTCTAACATCCTTCCATACGATCAAGTAGTTAACCCCGCCGTAAGCTACAGAGGGACGCCGCTCGTGATAAGGCAGTGCTGAAACAACTATCCCCATACCGTCAAGGATAGTCCCGGAAGTGTCTACTCTACCAGCCCGAATATCATAACCAGTGCTCACGCCCAAATGCTCCCATGCCACGAGATAATTGCTCCCGCCAAAGGCTACACAAGGACTCCATTGCTGTCTGGAACTGGTGATGGCTATGCCTGTGGGATCAAGGACTGTTCCGGATGTATCGACCCTGGCACCATAGATGTCAGACTCTGGAAACGCCGCACGATGATCCTCCCAGACAACAAAATAGTTCGTCCCATCAAAGGCCACTGAAGGGACCACCTGGTCCTTACCACCAGTAAGAATGGCTATGCCAGACGTATCAAGCAATGTACCTGATTGGCTCAACCTTGCGCCGTAAATGTCCATGGCATCGCCCCGCTTATCCGCCCACACTACGAGATAGTTGGCCCCACCAAATGTTGCTGAAGGAGACACCTGAGAATCGGCGGCCATTGAGATCAGTATTCCCAAGGGGTCAAGTATTGCACCTGATGGACTAACTCTCGTGGCGTAGATATCAGCATTGGTGCCGCTGCGCCAATCCTCCCACGCCGCAAGGTAATCACTCCCATCAGAAGCTACTGAAGCATGCCACTGTGGATGGCCGGCCATAGAGATCAGTATTCCCAAGGGGTCAAGTATTGCACCTGATGGACTAACTCTCGTGGCGTAGATATCAGCATTGGTGCCGCTGCGCCAATCCTCCCACACCACTAAGTAGTCATTACTACCAAAGGCCACGGATGGAATTTCTTGCCAATAGTCGGTAGTGCAAACGGCTATGCCTGAGGGATGGAGTACAGTCCCAGAGGTATCCACCATGGTCCCATAGATGTCCGGCTTGTGGCCTAACCCGTGCTGCAGCTGCCACACCACGAGGTAGTTTGTTCCATCAAAGGCTACCGAAGGGTAGGAGCTATAGTCAGAGGTTGTGCAAACGGCTACTCCATCGAGGTCAAGTACTGTGCCAGACGTATCGACCCTCGCGCCGTAGATGTCGGACCCTGTGACCCTCCTGTAGTCGTCCCAAACAACAAAGTAGTTGACGCCGTCAAAACTCACTGAAGCATGCCGCTGATTAAAAGGCACCAAGCAGACGAATATCGCCAAAGAGTCCAGGACTACCCCGCTGGTATCTACTCTGGCACCAAAGATGTCGAAATCAATGCCAAAACTTTCCCACACCACGAGATAATTGGTCCCATCAAAAGCTAAAGATGGACGTTCATCGCTGTCATCGCTTGTCGCTATAGCTATTCCAGACGGGTCGAGCACCGTTCCTGACGGGGCTATTCGGGTGGCGTAGATGTCACAATACAGCCCACCACGGTAGTCTTCCCACGCTACAAAATAGTTGGTCCCATCAAAAGCTACATGCGGGCACGCCTGTGAGTCAGCGGACGTATAAATGGCTATTCCCGAAGTGTCAAGTACCGCACCTGACTGATTCACTCGGGCGCCGTAAATGCCAAATTGACTGCCGCTGCGGCAGTCATCCCACACAACAAGGTAGTTGGTGCCGTCAAAAGCCACTGAAGGATGAGACTGGCTGCCGGTGGCTGTGGAGATACCTATTCCAACTGGATCAAGAACCGTGCCAGTCGTATCCACTCTAGAACCATAAATGTCGACATCGAGACTCCGTTTGTCGGCCCACACCACAAGGTATTCTGTGCCCGAAAAGGCTATTGAAGGAAGCCACTCCCTGTAAGGAGCTCCGGAGTAGACTATGGAAGTATCCAGAACGAACTCGTCTAGGAGGCTGGTGGATGGGGCGGCCAGCCAGCGTTCAACGAGGAAGGTCGCATCCCCGATAGCTATTGAACTAGGTGATGCTCTTTCAATGACATCCTCCACAGAGAACGGCAGTGCATCCATGTCCAGATCACCAGCCGCTCCCGCGGAAACCATGAGTGAAACACAAATTAGAAGAACGCCGCTCATTTGCGCCTACCTTGCCATTGTTTCCTTCTCATTCATTAGTTTAGTCCTTTACCGAAATTTCTCAAGCACAAAAATCACTTCCTTACACTCTGGTCCTTGTGCTTCGTACTTTGCGCTTTGCACTTCATACTTCTCTCGCACAAAAAGCAGATTCTTGGTCGCCCTAACGGGCTTCTCAGAATGACACCGGAGGTCTAGTTACAGAAGTCCTTGGCTTCTGTCAATTTCAGTTTCGCAATTTCGAATGTGTGTGGAAGGGCGGGCTGGAGTTTCGTAATTTCGATCGTGCAGGGAGAGGTGGTGGGAATTTCGAATGTGTGGGGAGGTGTTGAGTGGAATTTTGCAATTTCGAATGTGTGGGCAAGGGAGGTGCGGAATTTCGAAGGTTGGGTTGAGGAGCGAAGGGAATTTCGTAGGTGCGAGGAGGGCGGGCTCGAGTTTCGCAATTTCGAAGGAGCTGGGAAGGGTGGCTGGGAATTTCGCAGTTTCGAATGCGTCGTGGGTTGGGGTGGGAATTTCGAATGTGTGGGGAAGGGAGGAGTGGAATTCCGTATTTTCGAGTGTGGGGTCAGAACCGGAGGGTGGTCAAGAAGTTCTTCCACACTAGATCCGGGTTGTCTGAGGCGAGTATCGATCTCTTGCCAGCGAGATAGGGCCAACCAAAGATTGAGTCTACGGTTTTTCCTTCGACCCCCACCTTCTTTATCAACTCTATGCCCTTTACAATTTCTCGTTCGCGCCCTTCTGGAACATTAAAGAGCTGAACCCACACCTGGGCTCTCTTTCCGGTCTTTCCGCACGCCTTCAGCAAATTCCTTACATGCCTTGTCACGAATGGCTCCAAAGGCTCATCAAAAGTCATCCAGTATGGGTCAGTAGCCAGTACATCAATATCCAACGCACATATTTTGTCCCACTCCGGAGCGCCTGCCAGTCTTCTCTTCTCTCCTTCAAATGGAAGCATGCAAACAATCACCTGCTTTCCAGCAGCCTTCACAACATCAACCGCATCTGAGAGAAACTCAAGCATGCTCTCTTCTCTGAATTCGAAAACATCTTCCGTCATGTCCATGTCCATATCTCTTCCATACTTCTCACGGAAAAGACTCTTGCACTTCTCACAGAAACAACCCCAGCCATCTTCAACATGACCGTAGTGCGGTTCATCGAGGAATACGCCATCGAACTCCATGTCTTCACAAATCTCTTTCAGGCTATCCGTCACAATCTGCCTGAAGGCTGAGTTCACGCACGCCGCAGCGATCGTTGAACCAGACCGGGAGACCTGGAGTTCATCTGGATTCTTCTGAACGAAAATGCTGCCTGGCTCACCCCCAAAGGCCTTGCCCCAACCCCACAGATCAATATATACACTCAGTCCTCTATCTCTGGCCTCCTTCAGGACACCCCCGATTCCAGTCTTCCAGAACCTGAAGTCGAATTCTGACATTGCCAGAAGAACTGCATTCACACCATCATCCAGAAGACCTGCAAAATCCTTTGAAGCCTTTCTGGCATCGTACACACCATAGTATGAAACACCTCTCTCACTAACCACTGCCGATCCTCCGCGGCTTCTTCCGCCATCCCAGAACCTTTATCAGCGCCAAACCACCAATGAACCCTCCTATGTGCGCGAACCACGCCACCCCTCCTTTGCCGGCGGACCCAGGAAGCGAGGCAAGGCCGCTCAGGAATTGCATCAGTATCCATATCCCAAGAACAGCGACGGCAGGAAGCTTGATCAGCCGAATGAAATAACCCAGAGGTATCAGGGTGAGCACTCTTGCCTTTGGGTAGAGCAGGATATAACCACCCAGTATGCCTGAGATGGCACCGCTCGCTCCAATTGTAGGAATCTGCGAACTCGCCTGAGTCAGAATGTGCGCAAAGGACGCGATGAATCCACAGACCAGGTAAAAGACAACGAACTTTATCTTCCCCAGGAAATCCTCGATGTTGTCTCCAAAAATCCAGAGATAGAGCATATTGCCAAGAAGATGTGCCCACCCCCCGTGAAGGAACATCGACGTGAAAAGCGTCGGGTATGCGGGAAGGCCAACATTGACTATGTTGTAAGGAACAACACCCATCCTGTAGACCAGCTGCTCAGCACCCTTGCCCAGTGATAGCACGTAGATGAATGCGGCCAGGTTGATGGCGATAAGACTCACCGTCACGACGGGAAATCTCTTTGATGGATTTTCGTCCTTAAGTGGTATCATAGTCACTCCTCGCGTTCGTATTGTAGCCACCCCGCTGGCCACTGTCAATCGGATATGCCCATTTTTGCCTTGACAGCGTGCGAAGCTGATGTATATCATGAGTAAAGAAGCACAACACACTCCATGGAGATGGTGATCAAGAAGTGAAACGATGAAGGTACTGAGATGGATTAAGAACAACATAGACCTGAAGATATGGTCTGTAGTCCTTGCTCTCCTCGTTTGGTTCCACGTAGCAACAGAAAGAACATATGACATAACCTATTCCGCCAACCTTGAATTCATAAATCCGCCAAAGGGCTGGACAGTAGTGGGAAACCCACCTGAAGTGGTTTCTCTCAGGCTCAGAGGCAGAGGAAAACAGATCATTTTTCACCGCATCTTCGGGGAACCGGAGGCCACAGTAGAGCTCCCCAAGACGAAATCCCGGCGCGTCAGGATGAACTTGACAAAGGACGATATCATTCTTTCTCGAAAGGGAGAGCTGAGGATCGTCTCAGTAGTCTCGCCCACTGAATTTCATATTGCGATGGACATTTCCTCCAAGAAGAAAGTGCACATCGACGCTGATGTGGAGGGCGATGTGAGAAAAGGCTTTGTTCGAGTGGGAAAAACAACAGTCACCCCGAACGAAGTGGAACTCATGGGAGGAAGAAGCAAAATTGGCAAGATTGCACGGCTCAGGACAGAACCAATAGATATTGGATCGGAGACCAGATCTGTGGAACGTATGGTTGCTGTCTCTCTCCCTGAAGGGGCGGGATACAGATGCAAACCAGACTCCGTTCTGGTAACGTTTGCAATTGAGAAGAAGGTTCAAAAGGTCCTGGAGTATCTACCAGTAGTTGTAACAAAGGTGGGTTCCCGGAGGACCGCGCGCATATCTCCAGACCACGCAGAGGTTACACTGGAAGGTCCTGAGAGCATGATCGATTCGATCAAACCCGGCGATGTCCGGGTTTCACTAGATCTTTCTGGAAAAGGCAAGGGTTCCCACCTTATACCCCCGAAGATCACCATCCC
The genomic region above belongs to candidate division TA06 bacterium and contains:
- a CDS encoding T9SS type A sorting domain-containing protein, whose product is MSGVLLICVSLMVSAGAAGDLDMDALPFSVEDVIERASPSSIAIGDATFLVERWLAAPSTSLLDEFVLDTSIVYSGAPYREWLPSIAFSGTEYLVVWADKRSLDVDIYGSRVDTTGTVLDPVGIGISTATGSQSHPSVAFDGTNYLVVWDDCRSGSQFGIYGARVNQSGAVLDTSGIAIYTSADSQACPHVAFDGTNYFVAWEDYRGGLYCDIYATRIAPSGTVLDPSGIAIATSDDSDERPSLAFDGTNYLVVWESFGIDFDIFGARVDTSGVVLDSLAIFVCLVPFNQRHASVSFDGVNYFVVWDDYRRVTGSDIYGARVDTSGTVLDLDGVAVCTTSDYSSYPSVAFDGTNYLVVWQLQHGLGHKPDIYGTMVDTSGTVLHPSGIAVCTTDYWQEIPSVAFGSNDYLVVWEDWRSGTNADIYATRVSPSGAILDPLGILISMAGHPQWHASVASDGSDYLAAWEDWRSGTNADIYATRVSPSGAILDPLGILISMAADSQVSPSATFGGANYLVVWADKRGDAMDIYGARLSQSGTLLDTSGIAILTGGKDQVVPSVAFDGTNYFVVWEDHRAAFPESDIYGARVDTSGTVLDPTGIAITSSRQQWSPCVAFGGSNYLVAWEHLGVSTGYDIRAGRVDTSGTILDGMGIVVSALPYHERRPSVAYGGVNYLIVWKDVRGGIDSDIYGARVDAAGTVLDTSGIAISTAVDDQTYPSVTYDGANYLVVWQDYRNGSDWNIYGSRVDASGEVLDPSGIELMDQPYSRVNPAVTTGGDDQVLLVYDGFASLPYNTNRVFGAFYTETGIREHSAKIKTQNAKLFQNQPNPFHSQTTIHYQIPEAGGVFLKVYDSSGRLVSVLADEEKPAGSHTSWWHGKDSSGHGVPSGVYFCRLQTGEFVSTRKMILVR
- a CDS encoding rhomboid family intramembrane serine protease, with protein sequence MIPLKDENPSKRFPVVTVSLIAINLAAFIYVLSLGKGAEQLVYRMGVVPYNIVNVGLPAYPTLFTSMFLHGGWAHLLGNMLYLWIFGDNIEDFLGKIKFVVFYLVCGFIASFAHILTQASSQIPTIGASGAISGILGGYILLYPKARVLTLIPLGYFIRLIKLPAVAVLGIWILMQFLSGLASLPGSAGKGGVAWFAHIGGFIGGLALIKVLGWRKKPRRIGSG